In Bacteroides coprosuis DSM 18011, the following are encoded in one genomic region:
- a CDS encoding TonB-dependent receptor plug (InterPro IPR012910:IPR000531~KEGG: phe:Phep_2829 TonB-dependent receptor plug~PFAM: TonB-dependent receptor, plug; TonB-dependent receptor, beta-barrel~SPTR: Putative uncharacterized protein;~IMG reference gene:2504107698~PFAM: TonB dependent receptor; TonB-dependent Receptor Plug Domain~TIGRFAM: TonB-dependent outer membrane receptor, SusC/RagA subfamily, signature region; TonB-linked outer membrane protein, SusC/RagA family), with product MYKFKKISFLLLLFIGLSSTLSYAQAQNVTVTGKLKDNFDEELIGATVVQKGTTNGTITDIDGNYKITVPANATLEFSYIGLETLAVKVNGKTVIDAQLKQSSEFQLDEVVAIGYGTVKRSELTSAVSSVKGDDIANIPVTDALQALNGKVAGLQITQAQGSPGADVKVRVRGGISITQSNDPLYIVDGFPSPDGLRVLDPTDIESIDVLKDASATAIYGAAGANGVILITTKSGKEGKANINFDSYVGFKKISKRLGVLKPLDFVKLEYERAMLDGGIDEARKFTQRYGLGWDEETPLLANMQNTWNDMPDAYGNRAGINWQDEIFDGQTPVTQNYKFSVNGGNKDTKYNVSFAHTDDDGVMKGSGYEKNNIRMRLDQKLNEKLRFSANVGYVWDKTTGLGSLNEGGRFSRMQHIIQYRPVISRDGNDQDLLNMDVDPILDNDSGNVMVNPNTSITEEKRKRTSRILNINASITYNILPNLTYRGMVGMGRNDNDNDVFFGPRSSQAQRSGGPYAELRKASRDNWTYSNTLTYKPKINRNHKLDIMVGQEETYRRDKSMNLGIRNFGEDNFGLNDLSLGKFADVPTNDVSDSRQLSFFSRVNYNLLAKYLFTVTVRTDGSSKFGGDSKWGVFPSGSFAWRASDEDFIKNLNIFSDLKLRVGFGTAGNNNIQNYLSLMRMGSSYMPENGIQENSYYEQQLANSKLKWETDVSTNIGLDMGFFSQRLQVTLDFYRNEASDLLLNKNLPLISGFPSMIANIGKTRNVGFEMAVTSYNIDNDNFKWSTTFNFATNKNKVIKLADASTMPVRSNWSSNEWNGYDYMIREGEPIGQMWGYVNDGIYKVEDFDFNPNAGKEEDVYTLKEGIVSVSGEKVRPGYWKYRDLNGDGVIDSKDEKVIGKAQPKFYGGITNNFSYKGFDLSFVLNYSVGGDVYNANKMFYTMTKNRYKNALTDVLGRFTYIDQNGENVYRNPDALAQLNSNNNYASLHGTQNLQFSSKFVESASYLRLSNITFGYTVPRTLVRKIGIQSLRFYASMNNLFTITGYSGFDPEVDTRSNGGLSPGIDWGAYPRATTTLFGLNLTL from the coding sequence ATGTACAAATTTAAAAAAATCAGTTTCCTGCTTTTACTTTTTATAGGGCTTAGTAGTACTTTATCGTATGCACAAGCTCAAAATGTAACTGTAACAGGAAAGCTTAAAGACAATTTTGACGAAGAGCTAATTGGAGCTACAGTAGTACAAAAAGGTACTACAAATGGTACAATTACCGATATAGACGGTAATTACAAGATCACAGTTCCTGCTAATGCAACACTAGAGTTTTCTTATATCGGATTAGAAACTTTAGCCGTTAAAGTAAATGGTAAGACTGTTATTGATGCACAACTTAAACAATCAAGCGAATTTCAACTCGATGAAGTAGTTGCTATTGGTTATGGTACAGTAAAGAGAAGTGAGCTAACTAGTGCTGTATCTTCTGTAAAGGGTGATGATATCGCAAATATCCCTGTAACAGATGCACTTCAAGCCTTGAATGGTAAAGTAGCGGGTCTACAAATTACACAAGCTCAAGGTTCTCCAGGTGCCGATGTTAAAGTACGTGTGCGTGGTGGTATTTCTATTACACAAAGCAATGACCCTCTATACATTGTTGATGGTTTCCCATCTCCTGATGGTCTTCGTGTGCTAGATCCTACAGATATTGAATCTATTGATGTATTGAAAGATGCTTCGGCAACTGCTATTTATGGTGCTGCTGGTGCAAACGGGGTAATCTTAATTACTACAAAATCAGGTAAAGAAGGTAAGGCTAATATCAACTTCGACTCTTATGTGGGTTTTAAGAAAATCTCTAAGCGTCTAGGAGTATTGAAGCCTCTTGATTTCGTAAAACTAGAATACGAAAGAGCAATGCTTGATGGTGGTATTGATGAAGCTCGTAAGTTTACTCAACGTTACGGATTAGGTTGGGATGAAGAAACTCCACTACTTGCTAATATGCAAAATACTTGGAATGATATGCCAGATGCTTATGGCAATCGTGCAGGTATCAACTGGCAAGATGAAATTTTTGATGGACAGACTCCTGTAACTCAAAACTACAAGTTCTCTGTAAATGGTGGTAATAAAGATACTAAGTATAATGTGTCTTTTGCTCATACAGATGATGATGGTGTGATGAAGGGTAGTGGATACGAAAAGAATAATATTCGTATGCGCTTAGACCAAAAATTAAATGAGAAATTACGTTTCTCTGCAAACGTAGGTTATGTATGGGATAAAACAACTGGTTTAGGTTCTCTAAACGAAGGTGGTCGTTTTAGCCGTATGCAACACATTATTCAGTATCGTCCTGTAATCAGTCGTGATGGAAATGATCAAGATCTATTAAATATGGATGTTGACCCTATCTTGGATAACGATTCTGGCAACGTTATGGTAAACCCTAATACTTCTATTACTGAAGAGAAACGTAAAAGAACAAGCCGCATTCTAAATATCAATGCTAGTATAACTTACAATATCCTTCCTAACTTAACTTACCGTGGTATGGTGGGTATGGGTCGTAATGACAATGATAACGATGTATTCTTTGGTCCTCGTAGTAGCCAAGCTCAACGTAGCGGTGGTCCTTATGCCGAACTAAGAAAAGCAAGTCGTGATAACTGGACATACAGTAATACATTGACTTACAAACCTAAAATCAATAGAAATCATAAGTTGGATATCATGGTGGGTCAAGAAGAAACTTACCGTCGTGATAAGAGCATGAACTTAGGAATTCGTAATTTTGGCGAAGATAACTTTGGTTTAAATGATTTAAGCCTAGGTAAATTTGCTGATGTTCCTACTAATGATGTATCTGATTCTCGTCAGTTATCATTCTTTAGCCGTGTGAATTATAACCTACTTGCTAAATATCTATTTACCGTAACTGTACGTACTGACGGATCTTCAAAATTTGGTGGTGATAGCAAATGGGGTGTATTCCCTTCAGGTTCATTTGCGTGGAGAGCTTCTGATGAAGACTTTATCAAGAATCTAAATATTTTCTCTGACTTGAAATTACGTGTTGGTTTTGGTACTGCTGGTAACAACAACATCCAAAACTATCTTTCATTGATGCGTATGGGTTCTAGCTATATGCCTGAAAACGGTATACAAGAAAACTCTTACTACGAACAACAGCTTGCAAACTCTAAGTTGAAGTGGGAAACTGACGTATCTACCAATATTGGTTTGGATATGGGATTCTTTAGCCAACGTTTACAAGTTACTTTAGACTTCTATCGTAACGAAGCAAGTGATCTTCTATTGAACAAGAATCTTCCATTGATTTCGGGTTTCCCTAGCATGATTGCTAATATTGGTAAGACAAGAAACGTAGGTTTTGAAATGGCAGTTACTTCATACAATATCGATAATGATAATTTCAAATGGAGTACAACTTTCAACTTTGCAACCAACAAGAATAAGGTAATCAAGTTAGCAGATGCTAGCACAATGCCTGTTCGTTCAAACTGGTCAAGTAACGAGTGGAATGGTTATGACTATATGATTCGTGAAGGTGAACCTATTGGTCAGATGTGGGGATATGTAAACGATGGCATTTACAAAGTAGAAGATTTCGATTTTAATCCTAATGCAGGCAAAGAAGAAGATGTTTATACACTGAAAGAAGGTATTGTTTCTGTTAGTGGAGAAAAGGTTCGTCCAGGTTACTGGAAATATCGCGATTTGAATGGTGACGGTGTTATCGACTCAAAAGACGAAAAAGTAATTGGTAAAGCTCAACCTAAGTTCTATGGTGGTATTACTAATAACTTCTCATACAAAGGTTTTGACTTGTCATTTGTATTAAACTACAGTGTAGGTGGTGATGTTTACAACGCTAACAAAATGTTCTATACAATGACTAAGAACCGTTATAAAAATGCGCTTACTGATGTATTAGGTCGTTTTACTTACATTGATCAAAATGGTGAAAATGTATATAGAAACCCAGATGCTCTAGCACAATTAAACTCTAATAATAATTATGCTTCTCTACACGGAACTCAAAACTTACAGTTCAGTTCTAAGTTTGTAGAAAGTGCTTCTTACTTACGCTTAAGCAACATCACATTCGGTTATACAGTGCCAAGAACATTAGTTCGCAAAATTGGTATTCAAAGCCTTCGCTTTTATGCAAGTATGAATAATCTATTTACAATCACAGGTTACTCTGGTTTCGACCCAGAAGTAGATACTCGTTCTAATGGAGGTCTATCTCCAGGTATTGACTGGGGTGCTTATCCAAGAGCTACAACTACATTATTTGGTCTTAACCTTACATTATAA
- a CDS encoding Heparinase II/III family protein (InterPro IPR012480~KEGG: phe:Phep_2833 hypothetical protein~PFAM: Heparinase II/III-like~SPTR: Putative uncharacterized protein;~IMG reference gene:2504107699~PFAM: Heparinase II/III-like protein), producing the protein MKNLLLLLCFLPFALPAQEAVKHIDKEAIHYRMRQHAYPAGGEVVKTNPVALLWPVVREGKVSYGVRLSQDPNFSEGKTIAVSRLPWAMYNTHRKLAKGTWYWQYQINKKGEYPQKSEVYQFEITDDVDVLETPTIHEFLDIVKGYEHPRIFLPPNQLNDFRLRNADSKDAKKVIQEATKNLNQELIPEAPTRPRDTTGVEGFEKKVLMRFMYHRFGEVVRQPIENQALAYLLTHDDKYAKEALRQALHIAGMDPKGPATQEDFNAASAMLAMATAYDVAYPYMSEAEKESLKKAIKVRGDHFFRSYANMFEAHGMDNHVWQHTLRRFFMTAIAMVGEIDDADQWLSFCYEVWCSRFPVLGGRDGGWHDGSSYYQVNFETFILIPKILKNLTGVDFFDIPWFKNAGKFLAYSFPKNSYSTGFGDGFEAMLKPNKKYIAYADALAREVGDPIARAYANNLVNGDLDKLGQDKDFRLYRLLTEKKATDTPQVSLDSIPTAGYFPDAGFALFHTNMAKTRRNLMLSFFSVPFGATGHAHAAQNGFTISYGGKQLFGGSGYYSNFNDPHTLKHYRTRGHNTILADNKAMVIGENGYGWIPRFANTEALGYALGDGSHAFGDMTAEFWLDRMEKSKVEYTAENGFGNPKVKHFRRHIALLRPNMVVIYDELEAEQAINWSWLLHSYQKMVRKDGALWGENEFVNAQVYLFSSDKKLKHTITNEYFEPAVNWKKKPVNGSIEYAKNWHANFDTKGKSKKMRFLALIRIDEKKNELIIPKITDKDIRIKGWSISAEMDASKPARLEIMNKKGDGIYYNSPRVKSKLEGSTIIFDKNSIVEELVDKLPISR; encoded by the coding sequence ATGAAGAACTTATTATTATTACTCTGTTTTTTACCCTTTGCACTTCCTGCTCAGGAGGCTGTGAAGCATATAGATAAGGAAGCAATTCATTATCGTATGCGTCAGCATGCTTATCCAGCTGGGGGCGAAGTAGTAAAGACCAATCCAGTAGCTTTACTGTGGCCAGTAGTAAGGGAGGGCAAGGTGAGTTATGGTGTTCGTCTTTCTCAGGATCCTAATTTTTCTGAGGGTAAGACAATTGCTGTATCTCGTTTGCCTTGGGCGATGTATAATACACATCGTAAATTGGCTAAAGGTACTTGGTATTGGCAATATCAAATTAATAAAAAAGGAGAATATCCTCAAAAGTCAGAGGTCTATCAATTTGAGATCACTGATGATGTAGATGTTCTAGAAACACCTACTATCCATGAGTTTTTGGATATTGTAAAAGGATATGAGCATCCTCGTATATTTTTACCTCCTAATCAGCTAAATGATTTTCGTTTGCGTAATGCCGATAGCAAAGATGCTAAGAAAGTTATTCAAGAAGCAACTAAAAACCTGAATCAAGAGTTAATTCCCGAAGCTCCAACACGTCCTCGCGATACAACTGGCGTAGAAGGTTTTGAGAAGAAAGTTTTGATGCGTTTTATGTATCACCGTTTTGGAGAAGTAGTGCGTCAGCCTATAGAAAACCAAGCTTTGGCTTACTTACTTACACATGACGATAAATATGCTAAAGAAGCATTAAGACAAGCTTTACATATTGCAGGAATGGATCCAAAAGGTCCTGCTACCCAAGAAGACTTCAATGCTGCATCGGCTATGCTAGCTATGGCAACTGCCTATGATGTAGCTTATCCTTATATGTCAGAAGCAGAAAAAGAATCTCTGAAGAAAGCGATCAAAGTTCGTGGAGATCACTTTTTTAGAAGCTATGCCAATATGTTTGAAGCACATGGTATGGATAATCACGTATGGCAACATACGCTAAGACGTTTTTTTATGACAGCCATAGCTATGGTTGGAGAAATAGACGATGCTGATCAATGGTTATCTTTTTGTTATGAAGTATGGTGCAGCAGATTCCCTGTTTTAGGGGGACGCGATGGTGGTTGGCACGATGGTAGTAGCTACTATCAAGTAAACTTTGAAACCTTTATTTTGATACCTAAAATATTGAAGAACCTTACAGGTGTAGATTTCTTTGATATTCCTTGGTTTAAAAATGCAGGTAAGTTCTTAGCCTACTCATTCCCTAAAAACTCTTACTCAACAGGTTTTGGTGATGGCTTTGAGGCTATGCTGAAACCGAATAAAAAATACATTGCTTATGCTGATGCTTTGGCTCGTGAAGTAGGTGATCCTATCGCTCGTGCTTATGCTAATAATCTAGTCAATGGTGATTTGGACAAGCTTGGTCAAGATAAGGACTTCCGTCTATACCGCCTACTAACAGAGAAAAAAGCAACAGATACCCCACAAGTAAGCTTAGATTCTATTCCTACAGCGGGATATTTCCCTGATGCAGGTTTTGCACTATTCCATACCAATATGGCTAAGACAAGAAGAAACTTGATGTTATCTTTCTTCTCTGTTCCTTTTGGTGCAACAGGTCATGCTCACGCTGCACAAAACGGATTTACAATCAGCTATGGTGGTAAGCAGCTATTTGGTGGCTCTGGTTACTATAGCAATTTCAACGACCCTCATACTCTGAAACATTATCGTACTAGAGGTCACAATACCATTTTGGCAGATAACAAAGCGATGGTTATAGGTGAAAACGGTTACGGTTGGATTCCTCGTTTTGCAAATACAGAAGCTCTAGGTTATGCTTTGGGTGATGGTTCTCATGCATTTGGCGATATGACTGCCGAATTCTGGTTGGACCGTATGGAAAAATCAAAAGTGGAATACACAGCAGAAAATGGATTTGGCAATCCTAAAGTAAAACACTTCCGTCGTCACATTGCATTACTTCGTCCTAATATGGTTGTCATCTATGACGAGCTAGAAGCAGAACAAGCTATTAACTGGTCTTGGTTACTACATAGCTATCAGAAGATGGTTCGTAAAGACGGAGCTTTATGGGGAGAAAATGAATTTGTAAATGCTCAGGTCTATCTCTTCAGTAGTGATAAAAAACTGAAGCACACTATTACCAACGAGTATTTTGAACCCGCAGTAAATTGGAAGAAGAAGCCTGTAAATGGTAGCATTGAGTATGCTAAGAACTGGCATGCCAATTTTGACACCAAAGGCAAGTCTAAGAAGATGCGTTTCCTTGCACTTATCCGTATTGATGAGAAAAAGAATGAGTTAATAATTCCCAAAATCACCGATAAGGATATTCGTATTAAAGGGTGGAGTATCTCTGCCGAAATGGATGCTTCAAAACCTGCTCGTCTCGAGATTATGAACAAAAAAGGGGATGGTATCTATTATAATTCTCCTAGAGTAAAATCGAAACTAGAAGGTTCTACAATCATCTTTGATAAAAATAGTATTGTAGAAGAGTTAGTAGATAAGTTGCCTATTTCTAGGTAG
- a CDS encoding Heparinase II/III family protein (InterPro IPR012480~KEGG: bth:BT_4657 heparinase III protein~PFAM: Heparinase II/III-like~SPTR: Heparinase III protein;~IMG reference gene:2504107700~PFAM: Heparinase II/III-like protein), translating into MVNMKNIFLSFLLLLTPALCVAQEDASQVFNLIDLNYPGLEKVKDYYNQGESEQALASLLDYYRGRKGINHPDIDLNNITVSNKERKMADEALEHKFFVHNGYQPSFFYGDDIDWTYWPVEDNELRWQLHRTKWWQPMGKVYQVTHDETYAKEWAFQYLDWIKKNPLLKTSNAYEGEDVSAGIPADLQNVRFAWRPLEVSHRLQDQTIQFLLFKDSPSFTPEFLAQFLLNYYKHAEHILHNYSKSGNHLLFEAQRIIYAGAFFPEMKQAKTWRASGIDILNREIKIQVYPDGMQFELDPHYHLASINIFAKAIRVADANGFRAEFGQHYLSTVESMIEWVINCHFPDYTNPMFSDAKQDTKADMLNNYNEWLKIFPDNEALQYMASDRKEGKAPSHLSKAFLSSGFYVFRNGWGEEATQMVLKAGPPAFWHSQPDNGTFELYMNGRNFFPDSGSYVYAGNEEVNKQRAWFKQTRVHNTLTLNRENMTKCDSKNLLWDQPSQNVERLVYENPSYEGLTHRRSVFFVDQIFFVIVDEAMGDAQGDVAIHYNFCEGNFKFDPSHNIVMSGSSDRHDLVMQVFSPSQMQVKKEEGWVSYGYRQKTERDSYAFNVEKKSSDTVRYITVIYPITNNSMAPKLKAHFKTVAANEMAVQVKLGKKSYTLGYQFN; encoded by the coding sequence ATGGTAAATATGAAAAACATATTCCTATCCTTTTTACTTCTACTGACTCCTGCTCTTTGTGTGGCTCAAGAAGATGCCTCTCAGGTTTTCAATTTGATCGACCTGAACTATCCAGGGTTAGAAAAGGTGAAAGACTATTATAATCAGGGAGAGTCTGAGCAAGCTCTAGCTTCTTTACTCGATTATTATAGAGGAAGAAAAGGAATCAATCATCCGGATATCGATTTAAATAATATCACCGTTTCTAATAAGGAAAGAAAAATGGCCGACGAGGCATTAGAACATAAGTTCTTTGTGCACAATGGTTATCAGCCTTCTTTCTTTTATGGAGATGATATTGATTGGACTTATTGGCCTGTTGAAGATAATGAACTTCGCTGGCAATTGCACCGTACCAAGTGGTGGCAACCTATGGGTAAGGTGTATCAAGTAACCCACGATGAAACTTATGCTAAAGAGTGGGCTTTTCAATACCTAGATTGGATTAAGAAAAACCCATTACTTAAGACTAGTAATGCTTACGAGGGTGAAGATGTGAGTGCTGGGATTCCTGCCGACTTGCAAAATGTACGTTTTGCGTGGAGACCTTTAGAGGTGAGCCATCGTTTGCAAGATCAAACCATACAGTTTCTTCTGTTTAAAGATTCTCCTTCTTTTACTCCCGAATTCCTAGCTCAATTTCTATTGAACTATTATAAACATGCTGAGCACATCCTTCATAATTATTCAAAAAGTGGTAACCATCTTCTTTTTGAAGCGCAACGCATTATCTATGCTGGGGCATTCTTCCCCGAAATGAAACAAGCTAAAACTTGGAGAGCCAGTGGTATTGATATTCTTAATCGTGAAATCAAAATTCAGGTGTACCCCGATGGTATGCAGTTTGAATTGGATCCTCACTACCACCTAGCTTCAATTAACATTTTTGCAAAAGCAATCCGTGTGGCTGATGCCAATGGTTTTCGTGCAGAATTTGGGCAACACTACCTTTCAACCGTAGAAAGTATGATAGAGTGGGTGATCAACTGTCACTTCCCCGATTATACCAACCCTATGTTTAGTGATGCTAAACAAGATACTAAAGCGGATATGTTGAACAACTACAATGAGTGGTTGAAAATATTCCCCGATAATGAAGCTCTTCAGTATATGGCTTCAGATAGGAAAGAGGGCAAAGCTCCTTCACATCTTTCAAAAGCATTTTTATCCTCAGGTTTTTATGTATTCCGTAATGGTTGGGGCGAAGAGGCTACTCAAATGGTATTGAAGGCTGGACCTCCTGCTTTCTGGCATAGCCAACCCGATAATGGGACTTTTGAACTTTATATGAATGGTAGAAATTTCTTCCCCGATTCTGGTAGCTATGTTTATGCAGGTAATGAAGAAGTGAATAAGCAACGTGCTTGGTTTAAGCAAACACGTGTACACAATACACTTACTCTAAACAGAGAGAACATGACAAAGTGCGATTCTAAAAACTTGCTTTGGGATCAACCGAGTCAAAATGTTGAACGCTTGGTTTATGAAAACCCTAGTTATGAGGGTTTAACGCATCGTCGTTCTGTCTTTTTTGTAGATCAGATATTCTTTGTTATTGTGGACGAAGCCATGGGTGATGCTCAAGGTGATGTTGCCATTCACTACAATTTCTGTGAAGGTAACTTTAAATTTGATCCTAGTCATAACATCGTCATGTCAGGGTCAAGTGATCGTCATGACCTAGTCATGCAAGTGTTTAGTCCTAGTCAAATGCAAGTGAAGAAAGAAGAAGGTTGGGTTTCTTATGGCTATCGTCAGAAAACCGAACGAGACTCTTATGCTTTCAATGTAGAGAAGAAATCAAGCGATACTGTACGTTACATTACAGTTATCTATCCAATCACCAATAATAGCATGGCTCCAAAGCTGAAAGCTCATTTTAAAACCGTAGCGGCCAATGAAATGGCTGTCCAAGTTAAGCTGGGTAAGAAATCTTACACTTTGGGCTATCAATTTAACTAA
- a CDS encoding glycosyl hydrolase family 88 (InterPro IPR010905~KEGG: bth:BT_4658 glucuronyl hydrolase~PFAM: Glycosyl hydrolase, family 88~SPTR: Highly conserved protein containing a thioredoxin domain;~IMG reference gene:2504107701~PFAM: Glycosyl Hydrolase Family 88), with the protein MTMKLFTRSAAVLLAIFMVSCSNSNKEGQNENWAKNAVEIADAQLKVLVQKSDENMDQKRDSEGNLPTVNAESKSGAKLLPRSIGKNGKVRFENPFDWTSGFFPGTLWYQYELTGDEFFKEKAKEYTALLKEVSNYPGTHDLGFMMFCSYGNQLRLTHDAESAPLMVSTADNLISRFDPTIKAIRSWDFGKWNFPVIIDNMMNLELLFWASEYTNDPKYREVAIEHANTTLKHHFRDDMSSYHVISYNNDGTVESKGTFQGYADDSDWARGQGWALYGYTVMYRFTQDPVYLKAAQDIAHLIMTEETMPDDQIPYWDFDADDIPNAPRDVSAAALISSALFELSTMVEDGQNYFNQAEVMLKNLSKEPYLANGDNEGFILKHATGHLPANSEIDTPLNYADYYYVEALKRYFDLTGVKYPLNANK; encoded by the coding sequence ATGACAATGAAACTTTTTACGCGTTCAGCGGCAGTTTTATTAGCCATCTTTATGGTGTCTTGTTCAAACTCGAACAAGGAAGGCCAGAATGAGAACTGGGCAAAAAATGCAGTTGAAATAGCAGACGCACAACTTAAGGTATTGGTTCAGAAATCGGATGAGAATATGGACCAAAAACGCGACAGCGAAGGTAATTTACCAACTGTAAATGCTGAGTCAAAGAGTGGAGCTAAATTGCTACCACGTTCTATTGGTAAAAATGGTAAGGTTCGTTTCGAAAATCCATTCGACTGGACAAGCGGATTCTTCCCAGGTACACTATGGTACCAATACGAATTAACAGGAGACGAGTTCTTCAAAGAAAAAGCGAAAGAATATACTGCGCTATTGAAAGAAGTATCAAACTACCCTGGTACACACGACCTGGGTTTTATGATGTTCTGTAGCTATGGTAACCAACTTCGTCTAACTCACGATGCAGAGTCAGCTCCATTGATGGTAAGCACAGCAGATAATTTAATCTCTCGCTTCGACCCAACAATCAAAGCGATTCGTTCTTGGGACTTTGGTAAATGGAATTTCCCAGTTATCATCGATAACATGATGAACCTAGAACTATTATTCTGGGCTAGCGAATACACGAACGATCCTAAATACCGTGAAGTTGCTATCGAACATGCTAATACAACTCTTAAACACCACTTCCGTGACGATATGAGTTCATACCATGTAATTAGCTACAACAATGATGGTACCGTAGAAAGCAAAGGTACTTTCCAAGGTTATGCAGATGATTCAGACTGGGCTCGTGGTCAAGGTTGGGCTCTTTATGGCTACACTGTAATGTACAGATTTACTCAAGATCCTGTTTACTTAAAAGCAGCGCAAGACATTGCTCACTTAATTATGACAGAAGAAACTATGCCAGATGATCAAATTCCTTATTGGGATTTTGACGCAGATGATATTCCAAACGCTCCACGTGACGTTTCGGCTGCTGCACTTATTTCTTCAGCTTTATTTGAATTGAGCACAATGGTAGAAGATGGTCAAAACTACTTTAACCAAGCAGAAGTTATGCTAAAGAATCTATCAAAAGAACCTTATTTAGCTAACGGTGATAATGAAGGCTTTATCTTGAAGCATGCTACTGGTCACCTTCCTGCAAATTCAGAGATTGACACTCCTCTAAATTATGCTGACTATTATTACGTAGAAGCATTAAAACGTTATTTCGATTTAACTGGCGTTAAGTACCCATTAAATGCAAACAAATAA